A window of the Citrus sinensis cultivar Valencia sweet orange chromosome 9, DVS_A1.0, whole genome shotgun sequence genome harbors these coding sequences:
- the LOC102629804 gene encoding DNA-directed RNA polymerase V subunit 7 — MFLKVKLPWNVVVPAENLDAKGPMLQRSIVIRLLDDFARRKATKDLGYFLAVTTLENIGEGRVRENTGEVLFPVVFSGITFKIFRGEVLDGTVHKVLKHGVFLKCGPVENIYLTCSKMPDYRYVQAENPVFLSEKNPKIEKDVVVRVIVIGTKWLEAEREFQALVSLEGDFLGPVSCENPLD, encoded by the coding sequence ATGTTTCTTAAAGTGAAGTTGCCCTGGAATGTTGTAGTACCTGCCGAAAATCTGGATGCAAAAGGTCCGATGCTTCAGAGGTCCATTGTCATCCGTCTGTTGGATGACTTTGCTCGCAGAAAGGCCACCAAAGATCTTGGATACTTTCTCGCTGTCACAACTCTGGAGAACATAGGGGAGGGAAGAGTTAGAGAGAACACAGGGGAGGTTCTCTTTCCTGTTGTTTTCAGTGGTATCACCTTCAAAATTTTCAGGGGGGAGGTCTTGGACGGGACTGTGCACAAGGTGCTCAAGCATGGTGTTTTCTTGAAGTGCGGGCCAGTCGAGAACATATACCTTACTTGTTCGAAAATGCCTGATTACCGTTATGTGCAGGCAGAGAATCCAGTCTTCCTCAGTGAGAAGAACCCAAAAATTGAGAAAGATGTCGTAGTTCGTGTAATTGTGATTGGAACCAAGTGGCTTGAGGCAGAAAGGGAATTCCAGGCACTGGTCAGCTTAGAGGGTGATTTTCTAGGACCGGTTTCTTGTGAAAATCCTCTAGATTAA